In Brienomyrus brachyistius isolate T26 chromosome 11, BBRACH_0.4, whole genome shotgun sequence, the DNA window GTTCCATGCATCTAGTGCAGTTCAGCCATCTTCAGTGCTCATTTTCAGGGACACCTCCTGCTACCTCCGTCACCCCCACCCAAGCTAGCGACCCTACGCACGGCACCCGGTGAATCGGCGTCCGACAGTCTCCGACCCACGGATTCCGGCTAACCTCGCACCAGGGTGCTCCACCTCCTCACTCCATGGTGGGGGACACACAGTGGGGAGAAAGGAAGGCATGCTGAGGAATGAGTAGGCCCAGTGTAACAGATTTCCCATAATGCCGCATTTTCCCACGGCAGATGGGACTGGAGTCTGCTGCAGTGGGTGTTTGGACAGGAAGGCGCATGTGAATGGTTGCATGTTGGTGGAGGTGATTAGAGTCCAAAAGGGTGGTGGTGGCGGGGCTGAGGGAGGGTAAAAACTTAAATGTAGAGGGAGCCATCCGCTGGTCCCACATATCCCACTCCAATCAGTAGTACATCTATCAAGGTCCATATCCCCAGGCCACCAAAGCTAAACAGCTTCCCAAGGCCCTCCCGCCACTGACCcaggtagaagcggtctgcccCAAATCCACCCAATGTGATGCTGCAGGAAAGCAGAAAGGAAAAAGCCTAGTTAAGCACTATTCTCTCAGCCAGAGGTGGTTACATTTTTGTTGTTTCGCAGACATTTATGAAAGAATTCCAGTTATAAACCAAACTGAGGGACATGAGGCTCCATGCTGATGGGCTCTATAAACTACAAAAAGCAGCGGCATGGATGGCCACCTAGAACTCAGCATCCATGTGCTGACTGCAGAGAAATGCATTCAGCAAATCTAAAATAAGTCACAATGTTACCCAGTTACACAACAGGATATGTCACTGTAGAAACTCAGGTTATTCAACTCTGACTATTCTGTCCCTGCCATTAATCACTATGATCCTTGCTTTATTGATAATGGGACTGATAAGTTTAAGTGCTGCGAGGACGTTAAAAGCTGAGAGGAATATATTTACTTCTTTCAAAAACAATGCAAATAAAtggtctgaaataataatgcgGGGCAGGTACCTGAGTGCCAGGGCGGTGGACCACTTGTAGCCTCCTGTCCAGTTGCAGAACAATCGTTTGGAAAACTCCCTATTCCCTGCAAAGTAACAATTATGTGATTACCGCAGCTAATATCGCAACAACGTGGGCCACAAAGATTACATGATGCTGTAAGCAAGTGAACATTGCAAGAGTGTTTTGACATTTAAAGTAGCCACAATATCTATTTCATTTTATCCAAAACGTACAAATGAATGTACCAAGGACAAGTGACCATGACACATGATCACTGATTTTAAAGATGTCTCAAATAGGGTTTCAGGTAAAAACCTGTAAGCTGTCCAGTATATTCTGAGCAAGACAAAATACCACCATTAGCACTACTAAAGATCACTAGTATGATGTTGTTGTAAATACGAAAAAATACACAATCATTTTGGATGAGACagatacactaccagtcaaacgtTTTTCTAAAAACAGATTTTCTACATGTGCATGCTATTCACTTAATATTTGCTAGAAATGCACTTAacattctttgctaacaaataaatttacagtatgttcaccatttgagttaCTTTACTACCAAGAACATGTCACATCTTTCATTCACCCAAGTGACCTCCTTTAGCAAAAGTATGGTATTCTTTCTACAATGGACATTAAATAGTGCTCTGTTTCATAGGATGAAACAGTTATCTAGCGCATTTAAAGTCAAAGGACAGGCTAGAATTTAACTATGCCATCAACACACAGCCAGTTACCAGGacttcagacatgcactgttacatactcttcccatattataaaggaaacttgttttatttgactgttttcatttattgttgttcactcaactttccagtgcttaacaagaattaaaaaatctgcagtttatgaaataaatggaaaaatggtAAAAACAAGACATACGTATTATTGCCCTGTGTGCGGTTTAATTACAGGGAATCCCCGCCCATATGACTCGCAGTGTTGGTACTGACCTATACAGTGCACGTGCTCCATGACTGTGCAGGTGGCTGTGTAACGCTTGCGGGGGACAGGACACAGTCATGCAGTTGTTGGAGTTGGAGCACCGGTATTGGGAGGGGTCCAGCTGCCAGCAGAATTGGCAAGTCACGTTCAGGTTGAAGCTGGTCTGCCGCTGGCCCGATTCCCCCTGGAAGCAGAAAGTGGCACTTCAAGATAAAAAAAATCGccgagtgggggggggttagggttagggggcttGAAAATTCACCACACGAAAATGCATGACTCCTACTCTTCTTAATATTTGTTGGAAATGCCATAATTAATGTGGTCAGGgccaatggggaaaaaaatgaaagtaTTGCAAAAGAAATTTAAGTCTAAGTTATTGGCCCAGACAAATCTCATTCTGGCTACAGCCCTAAATTAGACAGAGGCCACACTCACCAGGCAGTGGACGCCACTCTTTGCAGTGCAGGAGAAGGACGCTGGCTTGCCATAGGTGCAGTTTgtgtggtaggtgcagttgacACAATCTGGAGGCAACTTACTGCACAGACCCCTGCTTGGACACTTGAACACGTAACTAGTTACAGCAGGGGTAGTTGCTGGAGGAAGAAAAATAGAGTGTCATTcataatatgtttatatataccATGTGAATCATCGGGGATAGAGCAACACTCACTGGGGACAGATGATGGCGTCACAGGGCTTGTGATGACTGGGCTTTGCTGGGCAACTTGGCTGGAGGGGGGCTCCTGACTAACAGGGGGGGAACTCAGGTACCCTGCGAAATCAGAGACAGCCCCAATCACATTTAACATGACAAATGCCTACATAAGCCTAAAATGCATACTAATTATCAGACACGTTTATGGTCATTTGAaaaatgttgttttatttttggtatTCGGGATATTTATATAATCTGACATACTCTTAGAAAAATCTCATCACCTCTAATCGTAGAGTGCGCTTGGGTTCACAACCGAAAGCTAATGGCTACACCCATTACGATTGCTACAGATTTATTATAGCCCCGCTTAGCTCTTGGTTACACATTTAGCCATTAGATATGATCAGCAGCTGCAGTACTTAATAGATATCGTTACTGAAGATAACCAAGGAATACAGCCTCGACAGGCAATGTCTGACATAGCCAGCTAACTAGCTAGCGACATTAGACATAGGTAACTCAGCATTACGGCTTTAAATCACCAGTTTCAAAAACGACACTTAAATATCTTGGACTGAATTTTTCATCTGATGACAAGTACAAATAAAGCTGACTAAACTAATTAAACGGCCGttttatttctaccaactagcTAACTAGTCAGTTAGCAGGTATGCTAAATAGCTGATACTGAAACAAGTAAACTGTTTAGGTACCGCAATTAAAAACAGTAAATAAATTTCAGTTAAAGCTGTGTAGCTGACTTGTTACTAACCGTTAACCGATTTGAGACAGAGGTCCAGGAACACCAGCAGCATAATCGCGTAGGCCTTCATGGCGCACCGGCCTTGCAGTGAGAGCCGAGCCTGACAGGCGGCCGCCATCCTGACACACAGCGCACGCCTCGCGCAGCAGCCCCGCCCCGAGTGGCGCGCGGCCGGCCTTTGCTCCGCTACGTCACCGCGTATTAAAGCTACCTACAGCAATGAACATGGACGCTTATAGATTAAAACAGTGATTTTCAACCACTGTGCCGTGTGAGATTATAAAGTGTACGGTGGGAAATTATGCAATTACACTTAAATACCTataacttttttatttatttgcaaagaATATGCATTCTCCAGTGTCTGTGTTGTAATAGTGTAATGTATTCTACACAAACAAAGCTATTTCAACATTACTTGTATTTTCCACGACATATTTGTGTGAGCTGAGCTTTTCAGGCCTGACtcatataaaaactaaaaacagaGAGGGACAATTCCTGCCAGGATATCAGCTTTTTGTTCATCCAAACAGGCTCATGTTTCAGACTGAGTATACAGTAACATTTTTGGTTGGTGGTGGGCcgtgtgatttttttcaatGGAAAAAATGTGCCGTGGATCAAAAAGGTTGAAATACACGGGGGTAAAGTAACGCTAGAAAAAGCATCCCATAGGAAGACCCGATTACGAACAGGAGCCGGATATTCTGGTGCGATGCTGCCGGTAGTCGGCATTGACTTGACAGCGCCCGATAACAATAAAAGTGCAAGAACAATAAAAAGCTCAATGACAGTTATACCAAGACAAATGCTATGTGCCATTCTGTTGTGGTTATGTGCTTATTATTGTAGTGTGCTGTATAAGTGCATTGTATCAGGGGTAGTTTAAttacccatccccccccccccccccagcacaatcAGTTCAGGGAACATGGCCTATAAGAAGACTAACTGGAAAATGATTTTAGTGTCATGGATTGAAAGTAAAAACTGAGACAAAGTCATATAAATTCGATGCTTTCTTACATTGCCATGGAATTTTTGTTGTTAGGTAAAACATTGTCTCAGAACatcatacattttttaaaaggtAAGTTGAAAAAATCCACTGAacagataagcagttagaaaaCGAATGTGTGGTTATAAATGATGTAATTCATTAGCAGATGGATTTGACTGATAATTTCTCGTGTTGGACAGCATCGGGGATGTGCACGTAAGCTGCCAGTACTGTACTGTCTATTCGTGTTGTGCACAAAAGGTATCAACCGCAGACATCACAAACTACTGGCATCGAAAAAATATGCCAATATATCAATATTAAGATGCGAaacagaagggaaaaaaacacaacacttTGCACTGAAGGAGTTTATTCCCTTATTCCCAGAGTGCCGGGGAGATACCGGGTTTCACTTTGTCCCCCCTCTCATTATAGCGTCACCAACAAAAGGCAGACAGTAAAGTGACACAGGAAGTCTGCTGGATCTATACGCAACACTGGTATTCTGCCAAAATCTGACATAACATCTTATATTCCCTTTTGATTAGCATTTGGACAAATATTACAGCACAAAATACTGACCTATCTGAACCCTTTATTTCTGCACTTTCATTTTTCACCAAACTTTTCCAAAAACGTGCCTTGTGCCTTCCATTCATGGAATTTAGTCATGAATAAACAACAGTGTAGTGATGTTGGCGGGCTGCTTCAACACCTGGGATGACAGCATTCAGTTACTCAAAACTGTAACAACTTGTCACCTCAGATTGTTGAGTAACAGCAGTAACACTGATGACATCGTGTGTCAAAATTACGTTCCTCTCCTTGCCATCTTGAGCCATTATATCTTGGTTCTGATAAATCTGCACTTCCTGCTTCTATTACTCTGCTTTTCTTCCAACCAGAACATCGTGAAGTCCCTCAGATCTCCAGCTTTTCAGCCCCAGTCTCAGGGAACCCTGCGGTGGCAGGTAGATCGGGGATTAACTCCTTGCCCCCTTCCTCAGAACTCCTCCTCTGCACATCTACAGCGCGACTGCTTCAAGAGGCTCAATCTGGCTATGACCTCCACCACAGGCATCTCGCCGTGGACCTTGTTGTCCCTCGTCCGCACATTCACGCTGTTCGTCATCTTCTCCTTTTCCCCcaccactgtaaaaaaaacaaacaaaaaaaacaggttgACACAGTGAGAAAGGGTGTTTAACTTTCTGCTCCGTAAAGGGAACTGCACCAGAAGCACCGTATTAAACTGGCTGACGCACAGCACTGAAGGGAAATACGACCGCGTTACACTcagacgactttcactatattTAAGATTTTATGCTTCGATCCCTCATGCCTACTTTGACAGAAATCTGGCTTCTCTTACCCAGAATGAAGTTGTACTGGGCCAGCTGGGCGTTGCGGACTTTCCTGTTGAGAAGGCAGCTGGAATCAAGGTCCGCGTCTGCCATAAAGCTGGCCTCCACAAACTGCTCACACACCTGAGTGGCAAAATAATGTTTCTTCAAACTACGGTTACATGGAGTTTGAATCAAGAGGAGAGCAGACATGACAGAATGAGGCTTTGAAACCCAAGTGAGTGGGATCATCACGCACCGTCAATCACTAGCCGACTTAAATTCCCTTTGTTCATGCTACTGTTCTAAGTGGGTTAACCCAAGCAGAGACTGACAGAAATCCCACCCAGGAGGACTTTTAAAGCCTAAGTACTGCTACACAAAAAGAGAAGCTTCTGGAAAAGCTGAACAGACAATTGAAGGGGTAGGAGGTGTACCGTTTTGGCGTATTCCTCAAAGGAGGGGTTGACTGGTACCAGCATGACCTGACGTGGAGACAGCCAGAGAGGCCTATGGAAAGATCCAGACCACCTGACTACGATGCGCACAATTTTGACACAATTTTACACTAATGAGAAACCTTCAGCTCCATCACCCAAACTGTGTAATTCGACTAGACCTGTCAACAGAACGTTCAGCTAAACACATGCTGGGACaccaacacacacagaaatgtcCACACACTGATCATTCTTCAGCTGCGGAGTAACACTCACCATTTCCCGGCATAGTTCTCAGTGAGGATCGCTATCATCCTCTCCACTGAGCCCAGGATGGCACGATGGATGATGACTGGCCGTGCCTTGTCATCCCCATCTTTCCTGCAGGGCCCGTGGACAGCAGGAGTAAATATGGCATTCAAGCATGTTCCCAAGACTTAGGCTAAGCAGGGTGCTGTTGTCAGAAGTAGTGATGGCTAAACAAAGCTTCGTGAACCATTTGCCATATTTTTTgatcccactagatggtgctcttggtttgcatTGGAGCATGCTTTGAGTTTGATTTTTGAAtatagagcaccatctagtggggtctaaaaatatagcaaatggtTCACGAAGCTTTGTTTAGCCATCAC includes these proteins:
- the tm2d3 gene encoding LOW QUALITY PROTEIN: TM2 domain-containing protein 3 (The sequence of the model RefSeq protein was modified relative to this genomic sequence to represent the inferred CDS: deleted 1 base in 1 codon), which translates into the protein MAAACQARLSLQGRCAMKAYAIMLLVFLDLCLKSVNGYLSSPPVSQEPPSSQVAQQSPVITSPVTPSSVPTTTPAVTSYVFKCPSRGLCSKLPPDCVNCTYHTNCTYGKPASFSCTAKSGVHCLGESGQRQTSFNLNVTCQFCWQLDPSQYRCSNSNNCMTVSCPRKRYTATCTVMEHVHCIGNREFSKRLFCNWTGGYKWSTALALSITLGGFGADRFYLGQWREGLGKLFSFGGLGIWTLIDVLLIGVGYVGPADGSLYI